The Streptomyces sp. NBC_01244 genome contains a region encoding:
- a CDS encoding YigZ family protein, with protein sequence MKADQYVTVAREGVHESEINRSRFLCALAPAATEREAQEFVARIRKEHPTASHNCFAYVIGADASVQKASDDGEPGGTAGVPMLQMLTRRDIRYAVAVVTRYYGGVKLGAGGLIRAYGGVVGEALDVLGTVTRHRYRLVTVTVDHQRAGKTENDLRSTGRTVIDVRYGASVEIEVALPEADLPAFEAWLADSTSGSATLTPGGETYAP encoded by the coding sequence GTGAAGGCAGACCAGTACGTGACGGTGGCCCGTGAGGGTGTGCACGAGTCCGAGATCAACCGCTCGCGGTTCCTGTGCGCGCTCGCGCCCGCGGCGACCGAGCGGGAGGCGCAGGAGTTCGTCGCGCGGATCCGCAAGGAGCACCCCACCGCCTCGCACAACTGCTTCGCCTACGTCATCGGCGCCGACGCCTCCGTACAGAAGGCCAGCGACGACGGCGAGCCCGGTGGCACCGCCGGGGTGCCGATGCTGCAGATGCTCACGCGCCGGGACATCCGCTACGCCGTCGCCGTCGTCACCCGCTACTACGGCGGCGTGAAGCTCGGCGCCGGCGGGCTCATCCGGGCCTACGGCGGGGTCGTCGGGGAGGCGCTCGACGTACTCGGCACCGTCACCCGCCACCGCTACCGGCTGGTCACCGTCACCGTGGACCACCAGCGGGCCGGCAAGACCGAGAACGACCTGCGCTCCACCGGCAGGACCGTGATCGACGTGCGCTACGGGGCCTCCGTGGAGATCGAGGTCGCCCTGCCCGAGGCCGACCTGCCCGCCTTCGAGGCCTGGCTCGCCGACAGCACGTCCGGGAGCGCCACCCTCACACCGGGCGGGGAGACGTACGCACCCTGA
- a CDS encoding CoA-binding protein produces the protein MYGDPATIRKILTELGDTWAVVGLSNNQDRAAYRVAEVLQRYGKRVIPVHPKAETVHGEQGYPSLEAIPFKVDVVDVFVNSALAGTVADEAVAKGAEAVWFQLNVVDEAAFDRTRAAGVDMIMDRCPAIEIPAL, from the coding sequence GTGTACGGCGATCCGGCAACCATCCGCAAGATCCTCACCGAGCTCGGCGACACCTGGGCGGTGGTCGGCCTGTCCAACAACCAGGACCGGGCCGCGTACCGCGTGGCAGAGGTCCTCCAGCGGTACGGCAAGCGCGTGATTCCCGTGCACCCCAAGGCCGAGACGGTCCACGGCGAGCAGGGCTACCCCTCGCTGGAGGCGATCCCCTTCAAGGTGGACGTGGTGGACGTCTTCGTGAACAGCGCGCTGGCGGGCACGGTCGCCGACGAGGCCGTCGCGAAGGGGGCGGAGGCCGTCTGGTTCCAGCTGAACGTGGTCGACGAGGCCGCCTTCGACCGCACCCGCGCGGCCGGAGTGGACATGATCATGGACCGCTGCCCGGCGATCGAGATCCCCGCCCTCTGA
- a CDS encoding HAD family hydrolase — protein sequence MISHAGSHARSHARSHARSHARIAVLDLDGTLAEGSLAAPFVESLIAGGVCEPEAGRAALAAIAGYHDEDAGPGDSAAHAPTAAAFYAHFARALEGADRSDVERAAEAAWPAARKKILPFADELVRLLHAAGLRTVLISGSPYEIVRRAAAELGIGEAHGMRAEFRRGRCTGALTATPALPGGKRAALRTATKGSPVDRRSSFAIGNSPSDAEVFEQVGLAIAFEPDPVLRGWAVDRDWITADRRDVLAVCQDLIATHPALGATPETARGTSRGAGLGVTGPH from the coding sequence GTGATCAGCCATGCCGGAAGCCATGCCCGCAGTCATGCCCGAAGCCACGCCCGCAGTCATGCCCGCATCGCCGTGCTCGACCTCGACGGAACCCTGGCCGAGGGCTCGCTGGCGGCGCCGTTCGTGGAGTCGCTCATCGCCGGCGGCGTCTGCGAACCGGAGGCCGGGCGGGCGGCGCTCGCCGCGATAGCCGGCTACCACGACGAGGACGCCGGTCCGGGGGACTCGGCCGCCCATGCCCCCACCGCGGCCGCCTTCTACGCCCACTTCGCGCGGGCCCTGGAGGGCGCGGACCGGAGCGACGTGGAGCGGGCCGCCGAAGCCGCCTGGCCGGCGGCCCGGAAGAAGATCCTCCCCTTCGCCGACGAGCTCGTACGGCTCCTGCACGCGGCCGGGCTGCGGACGGTGCTGATCTCGGGGAGCCCGTACGAGATCGTCCGGCGCGCGGCCGCGGAGCTGGGCATCGGCGAGGCCCACGGCATGCGGGCCGAGTTCCGGCGCGGCCGCTGCACCGGAGCCCTCACGGCCACGCCGGCGCTGCCCGGCGGCAAGCGCGCGGCGCTGCGCACCGCGACCAAGGGCAGCCCCGTGGACCGCCGGAGCTCCTTCGCCATCGGGAACTCCCCCTCCGACGCCGAGGTGTTCGAGCAGGTCGGCCTCGCCATCGCCTTCGAACCGGACCCGGTCCTGCGGGGCTGGGCGGTGGACCGGGACTGGATCACGGCCGACCGGCGCGACGTACTGGCCGTCTGCCAGGACCTCATCGCGACGCACCCGGCGCTGGGCGCGACCCCGGAGACGGCCCGCGGGACCTCCCGCGGAGCCGGCCTCGGGGTCACCGGCCCGCACTGA
- a CDS encoding helix-turn-helix domain-containing protein, which translates to MSDLEQLTQALGRNLKRWRGERGFTLEALAARAGVSRGMIIQIEQARTNPSVGTTVKLADALGVSITTLLDHDRGPRVQVVLPGQGVRMWSTEGGSGASMLLGDDRRGPVEMWTYRLEPGEGTASDPHPPGTFEMLHVTVGELTLVVADETYAVPAGGAVSFEADAPHAYRNEGPGPMEMTMAVSIPPVTAHT; encoded by the coding sequence GTGTCGGACCTCGAACAGCTCACCCAGGCGCTCGGCCGCAACCTCAAGCGCTGGCGCGGAGAGCGCGGATTCACCCTGGAGGCCCTCGCCGCCCGTGCGGGGGTGAGCCGCGGCATGATCATCCAGATCGAGCAGGCCCGTACGAACCCCAGTGTCGGCACGACGGTCAAACTCGCCGACGCGCTCGGCGTCAGCATCACCACCCTGCTCGATCACGACCGCGGTCCGCGGGTGCAGGTGGTACTGCCGGGGCAGGGGGTGCGGATGTGGTCCACGGAGGGTGGCAGCGGCGCCAGCATGCTGCTCGGCGACGACCGGCGCGGGCCGGTGGAGATGTGGACCTACCGGCTGGAACCCGGCGAGGGGACCGCCTCGGACCCGCATCCGCCGGGCACCTTCGAGATGCTGCACGTCACCGTGGGGGAGCTGACACTGGTGGTCGCCGACGAGACGTACGCCGTACCGGCCGGCGGGGCCGTCTCCTTCGAGGCGGACGCCCCGCACGCCTACCGCAACGAGGGGCCCGGTCCGATGGAGATGACGATGGCTGTCTCCATCCCGCCGGTGACCGCCCACACCTGA
- a CDS encoding DMT family transporter — protein MTALFALATTVLWGLADFGGGLLTRRIPALTVVVASQILAVLVLGAVVLGTGAWREAGPQLWFAVGAGLVGPVAMLSFYKALALGPMGVVSPLGSLGVVVPMAAGLLLGERPGAAQLAGIAVAVVGIVLAGGPELRGAPVQRQAVVLTLVAAFGFGAVMALIAPASSTLPGLFLALFVQRVTNVAVGGTALWVRTRRGAPALPAGTGGLRLLWALLPALAFVGLADVAANGTYSIAAQHGPVTTAAVLSSLYPVITALAAFTVLKERLRTVQAAGAGLALAGTVLLAAG, from the coding sequence ATGACCGCCCTGTTCGCCCTGGCCACCACCGTCCTGTGGGGGCTCGCCGACTTCGGCGGCGGGCTGCTGACCCGCCGGATACCGGCCCTCACGGTGGTCGTGGCCTCCCAGATCCTCGCCGTCCTCGTGCTGGGCGCGGTGGTCCTGGGCACCGGCGCCTGGCGGGAGGCCGGACCGCAGCTCTGGTTCGCGGTGGGCGCGGGGCTGGTGGGGCCGGTCGCGATGCTCAGCTTCTACAAGGCGCTCGCCCTGGGCCCGATGGGCGTGGTCTCCCCGCTCGGCTCGCTCGGCGTGGTGGTGCCGATGGCCGCGGGGCTGCTCCTGGGCGAGCGGCCCGGCGCCGCCCAGCTCGCGGGGATCGCGGTGGCCGTCGTGGGCATCGTCCTCGCGGGCGGACCCGAGCTGCGCGGCGCTCCCGTCCAGCGACAGGCCGTCGTCCTCACCCTCGTCGCGGCCTTCGGCTTCGGCGCGGTGATGGCCCTGATCGCCCCCGCCTCCTCCACATTGCCCGGCCTGTTCCTCGCGCTGTTCGTCCAGCGGGTCACCAACGTCGCCGTCGGCGGCACGGCCCTGTGGGTGCGGACCCGGCGCGGCGCCCCCGCCCTCCCGGCGGGTACGGGCGGCCTGCGGCTCCTGTGGGCTCTGCTGCCGGCGCTCGCCTTCGTCGGGCTCGCGGACGTCGCCGCGAACGGCACCTACTCCATCGCCGCCCAGCACGGCCCGGTCACCACCGCCGCCGTCCTCTCCTCCCTCTACCCGGTGATCACCGCCCTGGCCGCCTTCACCGTCCTCAAGGAACGCCTGCGCACCGTCCAGGCGGCGGGCGCAGGCCTGGCCCTGGCCGGCACGGTCCTCCTCGCGGCGGGCTAG
- a CDS encoding acyltransferase yields the protein MAKNQNTFSSLTALPSLTGLRRRLAGRAVHAGWRWMQRAGAVTAQTPGGLRFGAIGHGTRLAFPQGTVFGAPWIRLGDHCIIGEQVTLTAGMMPDLDLGAEPVLVLGNGVVIGRDSHVIADTRITIGNDTFCGPGVYITSTNHSYDDPHEPIGKQWPRSAPVEIGPGCWLGTGAVILPGARLGRNVVVAAGAVVRGDVPDHAVVAGAPARIVRRWDPETGWQPPLRTPPPVPIPDGVTPEQLRALADVTEPE from the coding sequence GTGGCGAAGAACCAGAACACGTTCTCTTCTCTGACGGCGCTCCCTTCCCTCACGGGCCTGCGCCGCCGGCTCGCCGGGCGCGCGGTCCACGCGGGTTGGCGCTGGATGCAGCGGGCCGGCGCGGTCACCGCCCAGACCCCCGGAGGGCTGCGCTTCGGCGCGATCGGGCACGGCACCCGGCTCGCCTTCCCGCAGGGCACGGTCTTCGGCGCGCCCTGGATCCGCCTCGGAGACCACTGCATCATCGGGGAACAGGTCACGCTCACCGCCGGGATGATGCCGGACCTCGACCTCGGCGCCGAACCGGTCCTGGTCCTCGGCAACGGCGTGGTCATCGGCCGGGACAGCCACGTCATCGCCGACACCCGGATCACCATCGGCAACGACACCTTCTGCGGTCCCGGGGTGTACATCACCTCCACCAACCACAGCTACGACGACCCGCACGAGCCCATCGGCAAGCAGTGGCCGCGCAGCGCACCCGTGGAGATCGGACCGGGCTGCTGGCTGGGGACGGGCGCGGTGATCCTGCCCGGGGCGCGGCTGGGCCGCAACGTCGTGGTGGCGGCGGGAGCCGTCGTACGGGGTGACGTGCCGGACCACGCCGTGGTGGCGGGGGCGCCGGCGCGGATCGTCCGCCGCTGGGACCCCGAGACGGGCTGGCAGCCGCCGCTGCGCACCCCGCCGCCGGTACCGATCCCCGACGGGGTCACCCCGGAGCAGCTGCGCGCCCTGGCGGACGTGACGGAGCCGGAGTGA
- a CDS encoding gamma carbonic anhydrase family protein has translation MTQQAAQALVAGVGGKNPVIDPTAFTAPTSVVVGDVTLGAGSSIWYSAVLRADCGPITLGADSNVQDNCTVHVDPGFPVSIGERVSIGHNAVVHGCTIEDDCLIGMGATVLNGAVIGAGSLVAAQALVPQGMVVPPGSLVAGVPAKVRRALTAEEREGLKVNALMYNELADQHRASVTPGA, from the coding sequence ATGACGCAGCAGGCGGCCCAGGCACTCGTGGCGGGTGTCGGCGGGAAGAACCCCGTGATCGATCCGACGGCGTTCACCGCTCCCACCTCGGTCGTGGTCGGGGACGTGACCCTCGGCGCGGGGTCGAGCATCTGGTACTCGGCGGTGCTCCGCGCGGACTGCGGTCCGATCACGCTCGGCGCCGACAGCAACGTGCAGGACAACTGCACCGTGCACGTGGACCCCGGATTCCCGGTCTCCATCGGCGAGCGCGTGTCCATCGGACACAACGCCGTCGTGCACGGCTGCACGATCGAGGACGACTGCCTGATCGGGATGGGCGCGACGGTCCTCAACGGCGCGGTGATCGGCGCCGGCTCACTGGTGGCCGCCCAGGCGCTGGTCCCGCAGGGGATGGTCGTCCCGCCCGGTTCGCTGGTCGCGGGCGTTCCGGCGAAGGTGCGGCGCGCCCTGACCGCGGAGGAGCGCGAGGGCCTCAAGGTCAACGCCCTCATGTACAACGAACTGGCCGATCAGCACCGCGCCTCGGTGACCCCGGGCGCGTAA
- a CDS encoding DedA family protein codes for MHIQEWLETIPAVSIYLLVGLVIGLESLGIPLPGEIVLVSSALLASQQGHIDPVVLGICATTGAIVGDSIGYAIGRRGGKPMLERLGRRFPKHFGPDQVAMAERSFDKWGMWAVFFGRFVALLRIFAGPLAGVLHMPYWRFLVANVLGGILWAGGTTAVIYSIGIVAEPWLKGFSWAALALALVCGLAMTLVVRGRMKKAAAAARAEAGAAADAAPEAADAAPVPGQASAAPTVLTD; via the coding sequence GTGCACATCCAGGAATGGCTGGAGACGATTCCGGCGGTCAGCATCTACCTCCTGGTGGGGCTCGTCATCGGACTGGAAAGCCTCGGCATCCCGCTGCCGGGGGAGATCGTCCTGGTCAGCTCGGCGCTGCTGGCCTCCCAGCAGGGACACATCGACCCCGTGGTCCTGGGCATCTGCGCGACCACCGGCGCGATCGTGGGCGACTCGATCGGCTACGCGATCGGGCGCAGGGGCGGCAAGCCGATGCTGGAGCGGCTGGGACGGCGCTTCCCCAAGCACTTCGGGCCGGACCAGGTGGCCATGGCGGAGCGCTCCTTCGACAAGTGGGGCATGTGGGCCGTCTTCTTCGGGCGGTTCGTGGCCCTGCTGCGGATCTTCGCGGGGCCGCTGGCGGGCGTCCTGCACATGCCCTACTGGAGGTTCCTCGTCGCGAACGTCCTCGGTGGGATCCTGTGGGCCGGCGGCACGACGGCCGTCATCTACTCGATCGGGATCGTGGCGGAGCCGTGGCTGAAGGGGTTCTCGTGGGCGGCCCTCGCCCTGGCCCTCGTCTGCGGGCTCGCCATGACCTTGGTGGTGCGCGGACGGATGAAGAAGGCCGCAGCGGCGGCGCGGGCCGAGGCCGGTGCGGCCGCCGATGCGGCCCCGGAGGCGGCCGACGCGGCCCCGGTGCCGGGGCAGGCTTCGGCCGCTCCGACCGTGCTCACCGACTGA
- a CDS encoding glycoside hydrolase family 3 protein — protein sequence MSEAVSRRRAMRLLGAVGGLGAALGAAGCVPAPPPGAQLRKASGSAASPAAAPAAGRSARIDALLERLTLEEKTVLLHGGPDPDPLGQAGYVPGIPRLGIPALRLADGPAGVRVARPATALPAPVLLASAFDPALARAYGRVIGSEGRALGIDVLLSPMANLIRTPYAGRNFETFSEDPKLTADLVAEVVRGIQDEGLIATVKHFALNNQEKGRDTVDVIAAEQTLHETELRGFEAAVAAGAGAVMGAYNKVNGVYACESKPLLGELLRGRWGFDGWVMSDWNATHSTVASIGAGLDMEMPAGTHYGAPLREAVRGGSVHEGTVDLAVRRILTTLDRFGLLAGDPAARPARDAAAGARTARQIATAGAVLLRNERATLPLTGPAARSIAVIGPTGRTPFVGGGGSAHVVPDAAAAPLDEIRRRAGSGSTVGYALGEDLYGRPFPAKLLTPDAGLDDRSVAPGRTWGFEGTFRLAADDEWTLLVHYTGKRPAVRLDGEELFPVRQGVAEQFAGGLLGAAPDGRTVRRRTLALKAGEHRLSVFAEGGPKGQRLRLRHTTKATRAADLAEAVKAAKAARSVVLFAYEDATEGSDRTTLGLPGGQEALIEAVAAVNPRTTVVLNTSSGTTMPWLPRTGAVLQMYYPGQEGAAATADVLFGDADPGGRLTQTFPADERATPVGGDLMRYPGVGGRQEYTEGVHVGHRWYDRQRVAPLFAFGYGLSYTTWAYEKLAVRPGGAHGKRSGLRVEFTVRNTGRRTGTEVAQVYVGPSPDLKLDQPVRALAGYRRLTLEPGEARRIVLDIDPRTLSSWDPERDAWVLGTGRREVFAGRSSRELPLRAKAVVATG from the coding sequence ATGAGCGAGGCCGTGTCCAGACGTCGTGCGATGCGCCTCCTCGGGGCGGTGGGCGGCCTCGGTGCCGCCCTCGGTGCGGCCGGCTGCGTACCGGCGCCGCCGCCCGGCGCGCAGCTCCGTAAGGCCTCCGGCTCCGCGGCGTCCCCCGCCGCCGCGCCCGCGGCCGGCCGCAGTGCCCGGATCGACGCCCTGCTGGAGCGGCTCACGCTGGAGGAGAAGACCGTCCTGCTGCACGGCGGCCCGGACCCGGACCCGCTCGGCCAGGCCGGCTACGTGCCGGGCATCCCGCGCCTGGGCATCCCGGCGCTCCGCCTCGCCGACGGCCCGGCCGGAGTCCGCGTCGCCAGGCCCGCCACCGCGCTGCCCGCGCCGGTCCTGCTCGCCTCCGCCTTCGACCCGGCGCTCGCCCGCGCGTACGGGCGGGTCATCGGCAGCGAGGGCCGCGCGCTCGGCATCGACGTGCTCCTCTCGCCGATGGCCAACCTCATCCGCACCCCGTACGCCGGGCGGAACTTCGAGACGTTCTCGGAGGATCCGAAGCTGACGGCCGACCTGGTCGCCGAGGTCGTCCGCGGCATCCAGGACGAGGGCCTCATCGCCACCGTCAAGCACTTCGCGCTCAACAACCAGGAGAAGGGCCGCGACACCGTCGACGTGATCGCCGCCGAGCAGACCCTCCACGAGACGGAGCTACGGGGCTTCGAAGCCGCCGTGGCCGCCGGGGCCGGCGCCGTGATGGGCGCCTACAACAAGGTCAACGGGGTCTATGCCTGCGAGAGCAAGCCCCTCCTCGGCGAACTGCTCCGCGGACGCTGGGGCTTCGACGGCTGGGTGATGTCCGACTGGAACGCCACCCACAGCACCGTCGCCTCGATCGGCGCCGGCCTCGACATGGAGATGCCCGCAGGCACCCACTACGGCGCCCCGCTGCGGGAGGCGGTGCGCGGCGGCTCCGTCCACGAGGGCACGGTGGACCTCGCCGTACGCCGCATCCTGACCACCCTGGACCGCTTCGGACTGCTCGCCGGGGACCCCGCCGCCCGGCCCGCCCGGGACGCCGCCGCCGGAGCCCGCACCGCACGGCAGATCGCCACCGCCGGAGCGGTCCTGCTGCGCAACGAGCGGGCCACCCTGCCGCTGACGGGCCCCGCCGCCCGCTCCATCGCCGTGATCGGCCCCACCGGGCGGACCCCCTTCGTCGGCGGCGGTGGCAGCGCTCACGTGGTGCCGGACGCGGCCGCCGCCCCCCTCGACGAGATCCGGCGGCGGGCCGGGAGCGGCTCCACGGTGGGCTACGCCCTCGGCGAGGACCTCTACGGGCGCCCGTTCCCGGCGAAACTCCTGACGCCCGACGCGGGCCTCGACGACCGCTCGGTGGCCCCCGGGCGCACCTGGGGCTTCGAGGGGACCTTCCGGCTGGCCGCCGACGACGAGTGGACCCTGCTCGTCCACTACACCGGCAAGCGGCCGGCCGTCCGGCTCGACGGGGAGGAACTCTTCCCCGTACGGCAGGGCGTGGCCGAGCAGTTCGCCGGCGGACTGCTCGGCGCCGCGCCCGACGGCCGCACCGTGCGCCGCCGCACCCTCGCGCTCAAGGCGGGCGAACACCGGCTCTCCGTCTTCGCCGAGGGCGGGCCGAAGGGGCAGCGGCTGCGGCTGCGGCACACCACGAAGGCGACCCGGGCCGCCGACCTCGCCGAGGCCGTCAAGGCGGCCAAGGCTGCCCGCAGTGTGGTGCTGTTCGCCTACGAGGACGCCACCGAGGGCAGCGACCGCACCACCCTGGGGCTCCCCGGCGGCCAGGAGGCGCTGATCGAGGCGGTCGCCGCCGTCAACCCGCGCACCACGGTGGTGCTCAACACCTCTTCCGGTACGACCATGCCGTGGCTCCCGCGTACCGGAGCGGTCCTCCAGATGTACTACCCGGGCCAGGAGGGCGCGGCCGCCACCGCCGACGTGCTCTTCGGTGACGCGGACCCGGGCGGCCGCCTCACCCAGACCTTCCCGGCCGACGAGCGGGCGACCCCGGTCGGCGGCGACCTGATGCGCTACCCCGGGGTGGGCGGGCGGCAGGAGTACACCGAGGGCGTGCACGTGGGCCACCGCTGGTACGACCGGCAGCGGGTGGCTCCGCTGTTCGCCTTCGGGTACGGGCTCTCGTACACGACCTGGGCGTACGAGAAGCTGGCCGTCCGGCCGGGCGGCGCGCACGGGAAGCGGAGCGGGCTGCGGGTGGAGTTCACCGTCCGCAACACCGGCCGCCGCACCGGCACCGAGGTGGCCCAGGTCTACGTAGGGCCGTCCCCGGACCTGAAACTGGACCAGCCGGTCCGGGCGCTGGCCGGATACCGGCGCCTGACCCTCGAACCGGGCGAAGCGCGGCGGATCGTCCTGGACATCGACCCGCGCACGCTGTCGTCCTGGGATCCGGAGCGGGACGCGTGGGTCCTGGGAACGGGCCGGCGCGAAGTGTTCGCGGGGCGTTCCTCCCGCGAACTGCCGCTGCGGGCAAAGGCTGTGGTGGCGACCGGATAG
- a CDS encoding DUF2191 domain-containing protein — protein MVLAGIGSPQDAVEAVVRDYVERGHRTEARVQLQDEPRRDADPGGQPPQG, from the coding sequence ATGGTCCTCGCCGGGATCGGGTCGCCCCAGGACGCGGTGGAGGCCGTCGTGCGGGACTACGTCGAGCGCGGCCACCGCACCGAGGCGCGGGTCCAGCTCCAGGACGAGCCCCGGCGCGACGCCGACCCCGGCGGGCAGCCGCCGCAGGGCTGA
- a CDS encoding DUF4442 domain-containing protein, translating into MNVGELLAATVPMAKTLNLQFLETTPERAVVRLPDQAEFHNHLGGPHAGAMFTLAESASGAIVLAAFGDQLSRAVPLAVSAEIGYKKLAKGVVTATATLGRPAAEVVAELDAGGRPEFPVAISIQREDEAVTGEMTVVWTLRPNA; encoded by the coding sequence ATGAACGTGGGCGAACTGCTCGCCGCGACCGTGCCGATGGCCAAGACCCTGAACCTCCAGTTCCTGGAGACCACCCCCGAGCGTGCCGTCGTCCGTCTTCCGGACCAGGCCGAGTTCCACAACCACCTCGGCGGCCCGCACGCCGGCGCCATGTTCACCCTCGCCGAGTCCGCGAGCGGCGCGATCGTCCTGGCCGCCTTCGGCGACCAGCTCTCCCGCGCCGTGCCCCTCGCGGTGAGCGCGGAGATCGGCTACAAGAAGCTCGCCAAGGGCGTCGTGACGGCCACCGCCACCCTCGGCCGCCCGGCCGCCGAGGTCGTCGCCGAACTCGACGCGGGCGGCCGCCCCGAGTTCCCCGTCGCCATATCCATCCAGCGCGAGGACGAGGCCGTGACCGGCGAGATGACCGTCGTCTGGACCCTGCGCCCCAACGCCTGA
- a CDS encoding MFS transporter, producing the protein MLTGAAVITNLGSHGALIATAFAVVQAGGSAGDVGLVAAARTLPLVLFLLIGGAVADRIPRHHVMVAANTLNCLSQAAFAFLVLTGDPKLWQMMLLTALCGTGTAFFNPAAEGMLMASVSGPQANRAFALFRMAMNGAGVGGAALGGAMVALLGPGWVLAVDAAAFAAAGALRAFLDVGHIAERAPGGGLLSDLREGWAEFRSRPWLWSIVLQFSVVVAVVGAAEAVYGPLVALEQLGGAAPWGVALAFFGLGTIGGAVLMMVWKPRRLLLAGTLCVFPLALPSAGLAVPLPVWGLCAVMFVSGAAIEVFGVSWMTTMHQEIPEEMFSRVSAYDWFGSLSMLPLATAVAGPVESAIGRTSALWGCAALVIVVTAAVLLVPDVRRMTRKPPAALTKSVPTEPGPVQPSSAASSPAGV; encoded by the coding sequence CTGCTGACGGGCGCCGCGGTCATCACGAACCTCGGGAGCCACGGAGCGCTCATCGCGACCGCCTTCGCGGTCGTCCAGGCGGGCGGCTCCGCCGGCGACGTCGGCCTGGTGGCCGCCGCCCGTACGCTGCCGCTCGTCCTCTTCCTCCTCATCGGCGGAGCGGTCGCCGACCGGATTCCCCGCCACCACGTCATGGTCGCGGCGAACACCCTCAACTGCCTCTCGCAGGCCGCCTTCGCCTTCCTCGTCCTGACCGGCGATCCGAAGCTGTGGCAGATGATGCTGCTCACGGCGCTGTGCGGCACCGGTACGGCCTTCTTCAACCCGGCCGCCGAGGGCATGCTCATGGCCAGCGTCTCCGGCCCGCAGGCCAACCGCGCCTTCGCCCTCTTCCGGATGGCGATGAACGGCGCCGGCGTCGGCGGCGCGGCCCTCGGTGGAGCCATGGTCGCCCTGCTGGGCCCCGGCTGGGTGCTGGCCGTGGACGCGGCAGCCTTCGCCGCCGCCGGAGCCCTGCGGGCCTTCCTCGACGTCGGTCACATCGCCGAACGCGCTCCCGGCGGCGGCCTGCTGTCCGATCTGCGCGAGGGCTGGGCGGAGTTCAGGAGCCGGCCGTGGCTGTGGAGCATCGTGCTCCAGTTCTCCGTCGTCGTGGCGGTCGTCGGCGCCGCCGAAGCGGTCTACGGTCCCCTGGTCGCCCTGGAGCAACTGGGCGGGGCGGCTCCGTGGGGCGTGGCCCTGGCCTTCTTCGGCCTCGGCACCATCGGCGGGGCCGTCCTGATGATGGTCTGGAAACCGCGCCGCCTGCTGCTGGCCGGCACCCTGTGCGTCTTCCCGCTGGCGCTCCCCTCGGCCGGGCTGGCGGTGCCGCTTCCCGTGTGGGGCCTGTGCGCGGTGATGTTCGTGAGCGGCGCGGCCATCGAGGTGTTCGGCGTGAGCTGGATGACGACGATGCACCAGGAGATCCCGGAGGAGATGTTCTCCCGCGTCTCCGCCTACGACTGGTTCGGCTCGCTCTCGATGCTCCCGCTGGCCACGGCGGTGGCCGGCCCGGTCGAATCCGCGATCGGCCGCACCTCGGCCCTCTGGGGCTGCGCGGCCCTGGTGATCGTGGTGACCGCGGCCGTCCTGCTGGTCCCGGACGTCCGCCGCATGACCCGCAAACCGCCCGCCGCCCTCACCAAGTCGGTCCCCACCGAACCGGGCCCCGTCCAGCCCAGCTCGGCCGCATCCAGCCCCGCCGGCGTGTGA
- a CDS encoding spermidine synthase codes for MPDIDRERAWLLTVDGAPQSYVDLDDPEHLEFEYVRRLAHVLDCVGEPGAALDLLHLGGGALTLPRYAAAGRPGSRQDVVEFDAGLVALVGEFLPVAAGSGITVHVADARAWLAGAPDASADVVVGDVFGGSRVPASLASVEYAREVARVLRPGGVYVANLADGAPFAFLRGQLANFGAVFGELALIAEPGVLRGRRFGNAVLLASARELPVAELSRVCAGDAFPARVEVGAALARLMRGALPVADADAVASPEPPEGAFSLG; via the coding sequence ATGCCGGACATCGACCGGGAGCGGGCCTGGCTGCTCACCGTGGACGGGGCGCCGCAGTCGTACGTGGACCTCGACGACCCGGAGCACCTGGAGTTCGAGTACGTACGCCGCCTCGCGCACGTCCTGGACTGCGTGGGCGAGCCGGGGGCCGCGCTGGACCTGTTGCACCTGGGCGGCGGCGCGCTGACCCTGCCCCGGTACGCGGCGGCGGGCCGGCCGGGGTCGCGCCAGGACGTGGTCGAGTTCGACGCCGGGCTGGTCGCGCTGGTCGGGGAGTTCCTGCCGGTGGCCGCCGGGAGCGGGATCACGGTGCACGTCGCCGACGCGCGGGCCTGGCTGGCCGGGGCGCCGGACGCGAGCGCCGACGTGGTGGTGGGCGACGTCTTCGGTGGATCCCGGGTGCCCGCTTCGCTGGCCTCGGTGGAGTACGCGCGCGAGGTGGCGCGGGTGCTGAGGCCCGGCGGGGTCTATGTGGCGAACCTCGCCGACGGGGCGCCGTTCGCGTTCCTGCGCGGGCAACTCGCGAACTTCGGGGCGGTCTTCGGGGAGTTGGCGCTGATCGCGGAGCCGGGGGTGCTGCGCGGGCGGCGCTTCGGGAACGCGGTGCTGCTGGCTTCGGCGCGGGAGCTGCCGGTGGCGGAGCTTTCGCGGGTGTGCGCGGGTGACGCGTTTCCGGCGCGGGTGGAGGTGGGGGCGGCCCTGGCGCGGCTGATGCGGGGGGCTCTGCCGGTGGCCGACGCCGATGCGGTGGCTTCGCCCGAGCCGCCGGAGGGGGCCTTCAGCCTCGGCTGA